In the genome of Syngnathoides biaculeatus isolate LvHL_M chromosome 14, ASM1980259v1, whole genome shotgun sequence, one region contains:
- the LOC133512499 gene encoding zinc finger protein 385D-like produces MKTAVSSSYSVCVVCNLQMTSAAQAQLHLNARSHLRRLRNIKAQAPGGGPPVLFPQASRLQTANHNSPPLSSNSDNPSGMSALTLQCGNWIKRKQSGSSSLFLTSSSSVFVTLSEEWILAGFPQPRPKTAFCSPREHWQFEVYPMHKDHLSVFFRFTSCSIHNSGKMDGRKHWGANNTRLNNYNAMKNFEFTRTTSAPLGSGSSRYNIDVSFQRFPKDTHGGCPRPNNINTVEGFCCCPAHEGRMCPTLAAALPGLIGGAGGQSGIMMKPFLPFPVDNTAAPPALPPIFPNFNMMDPVQKAVIKHTFGGVAKTSQRKQPIKCSVCQLRFNSDSQAQAHYQGSRHAKKVKMQKNNDDNKLSINTHANNTGGAPPVALGTNQNTDNQVSLGSKRSSAPAPLPLPQESPPTSEWETEQAKKLLYCSLCKVSVNSVMQLHAHNSGTKHKTMLDARSSSGSIKAFPRAGVKVKSSPGALAGPPLKGSGLQNKTFQCQTCNVHVNSEIQLKQHISSRRHKDRVAGKPIKPKFNKSQHMEMTRPPLSSSIVPSSDWSSSSFLHPAPGPIRASQGSSILFSPY; encoded by the exons ATGAAGACGGCAGTCAGCTCGTCGTACTCTGTGTGCGTCGTCTGCAACCTGCAGATGACGTCTGCTGCGCAAGCGCAGCTACATCTTAATGCTCGCTCGCACCTGCGCAGGCTGAGGAACATCAAAGCGCAGGCACCAG GGGGCGGGCCACCTGTCCTCTTTCCCCAGGCTTCACGACTGCAGACAGCGAATCACAACAGCCCCCCCCTCAGCTCTAACTCTG ACAATCCTTCTGGAATGTCAGCGCTCACTCTGCAGTGTGGAAACTGGATTAAACGAAAACAAAGTGGGTCATCTTCATTGTTTCTGACATCATCATCCTCA GTTTTCGTCACTCTATCTGAAGAGTGGATCCTGGCAGGTTTCCCTCAGCCTCGACCAAAGACAGCATTCTGTTCCCCTCGTGAACACTGGCAGTTCGAGGTCTATCCAATGCATAAGGACCATTTGAGCG TGTTCTTTAGGTTCACTTCCTGCTCCATTCACAACAGcgggaaaatggacggacgcaAACACTGGGGCGCTAACAACACACGACTGAACAATTACAACGCGATGAAAAATTTCGAATTCACCAGAACGACGAGTGCGCCACTCGGCAGCGGCTCGAGTCGCTACAACATCGACGTTAGCTTCCAGCGTTTCCCCAAAGACACCCACGGAGGCTGTCCTCGACCGAACAACATAAATACAGTGGAGGGATTTTGTTGTTGCCCGGCACACGAAG GACGTATGTGCCCCACCTTGGCAGCAGCCTTACCAGGCCTGATAGGTGGTGCCGGAGGACAAAGTGGCATAATGATGAAACCGTTCTTGCCTTTTCCTGTTGACAACACTGCTGCTCCACCTGCACTGCCTcccattttcccaaacttcaacatg ATGGACCCCGTGCAGAAAGCAGTGATCAAACATACATTTGGAGGGGTGGCCAAGACTAGTCAGAGAAAACAGCCAATCAAGTGCAGCGTCTGCCAGCTCAGGTTCAACTCGGAT tcgcAGGCCCAGGCTCACTACCAAGGCAGTCGGCATGCCAAGAAGGTGAAGATGCAGAAGAACAACGATGACAACAAGCTTTCAATCAACACACACGCTAATAACACCGGTGGTGCCCCTCCCGTAGCACTGGGCACCAATCAGAACACAG ACAACCAGGTTAGCCTGGGCTCCAAACGTAGCTCTGCTCCGGCcccacttcctcttcctcaggAATCTCCTCCGACTTCAGAGTGGGAGACTGAGCAGGCCAAGAAGCTGCTCTACTGTTCGCTCTGCAAAGTTTCCGTCAACTCGGTCATGCAGCTCCACGCCCACAATTCAG GCACTAAGCACAAGACCATGTTGGATGCTCGTAGCAGCTCAGGTTCCATTAAAGCGTTCCCGCGAGCTGGTGTGAAGGTGAAGTCCAGTCCCGGGGCTCTCGCCGGTCCACCGTTAAAGGGTTCCGGTCTGCAGAACAAAACTTTCCAATGTCAGACCTGCAATGTCCACGTCAACTCTGAGATTCAACTTAAGCAG CACATCTCCAGCAGAAGGCACAAAGACCGTGTGGCAGGAAAGCCGATCAAGCCCAAATTCAACAAAAGTCAACACATG GAGATGACCAGGCCTCCACTGTCCTCCTCCATTGTCCCATCCTCTGATTGGTCCTCATCTTCCTTCCTCCATCCTGCGCCTGGACCAATCAGAGCGAGCCAGGGCTCCTCCATCCTTTTTTCGCCCTACTAA